A window of Streptomyces sp. DG1A-41 contains these coding sequences:
- a CDS encoding MerR family transcriptional regulator has product MRSSGDGTAGGGPERSLRASGPYPPPGSRLRPSGGCPQPGRDGAADHAPQRPTAVPSSGGTTSMASEQIGYRGPTACAAAGITYRQLDYWARTGLVEPSVRPAYGSGTQRLYSFRDVVVLKIVKRFLDTGVSLQNIRTAVQHLRERGFRDLERMTLMSDGATVYECTSPDEVHALLQGGQGVFGIAVGVVWRDVESALSQLHGERIDTGETLVGPNPADELARRRNRAV; this is encoded by the coding sequence GTGAGAAGCAGCGGCGACGGTACGGCTGGGGGCGGCCCCGAGCGCAGTCTCAGGGCGAGCGGTCCGTACCCTCCCCCGGGCTCACGGCTCCGCCCGAGCGGGGGGTGTCCCCAGCCCGGCAGGGACGGCGCGGCTGATCACGCTCCGCAGCGACCGACAGCCGTGCCGAGCAGCGGAGGGACGACGTCCATGGCGTCCGAGCAGATCGGCTATCGGGGCCCCACGGCCTGCGCGGCCGCCGGTATCACCTACCGGCAACTGGACTACTGGGCCCGTACCGGCCTCGTCGAGCCGAGCGTGCGCCCCGCCTACGGGTCGGGGACGCAGCGGCTGTACAGCTTCCGGGACGTCGTCGTCCTGAAGATCGTCAAGCGGTTCCTCGACACCGGGGTGTCGCTCCAGAACATCCGCACGGCCGTCCAGCACCTCAGAGAACGCGGTTTCCGCGACCTGGAGCGGATGACGCTGATGAGCGACGGAGCGACGGTCTACGAGTGCACCTCGCCGGATGAGGTCCACGCCCTGCTCCAAGGGGGCCAGGGCGTCTTCGGGATCGCCGTGGGCGTGGTGTGGCGGGATGTCGAGAGCGCGCTGTCCCAGCTGCACGGGGAGCGGATCGACACCGGCGAGACCCTGGTCGGGCCCAACCCGGCGGACGAGCTGGCGCGGCGGCGGAACCGGGCCGTTTGA
- a CDS encoding bifunctional nuclease family protein, protein MNELDVVGVRVEMPSNQPIVLLREVGGDRYLPIWIGPGEATAIAFAQQGMAPARPLTHDLFKDVLEAVGQELTEVRITDLREGVFYAELVFASGVEVSARPSDAIALALRTGTPIYGSDTVLDDAGIAIPDEQEDEVEKFREFLDQISPEDFGSSSQ, encoded by the coding sequence GTGAACGAGCTCGATGTCGTAGGTGTCCGGGTGGAAATGCCCTCCAACCAACCGATCGTGCTGCTGCGTGAAGTGGGAGGCGACCGTTACCTCCCCATCTGGATCGGACCGGGGGAGGCGACGGCGATCGCCTTCGCCCAGCAGGGCATGGCTCCTGCGCGGCCGCTGACCCACGACCTGTTCAAGGACGTGCTGGAAGCCGTCGGCCAGGAGCTCACGGAAGTGCGCATCACGGACCTGCGTGAGGGCGTCTTCTACGCGGAGCTGGTCTTCGCCAGCGGCGTCGAGGTGAGCGCCCGCCCGTCCGACGCCATAGCGCTGGCCCTGCGCACCGGTACGCCGATCTACGGCAGTGACACGGTGCTCGACGACGCCGGTATCGCGATCCCGGACGAGCAGGAGGACGAGGTGGAGAAGTTCCGCGAGTTCCTCGACCAGATTTCCCCGGAGGACTTCGGTAGCAGCAGCCAGTGA
- a CDS encoding MerR family transcriptional regulator, which produces MHQTPSGGAGHGAAATDRLMSIGTVLNVLRDEFPEVTISKIRFLEAEGLIEPQRTPSGYRKFSAHDVERLGHVLRMQRDHYLPLKVIREHLEAMERGEAVQLPAVGRQRDGDTVLESPEAPTAARIGREELLAAAGVGEEELGEWESYGLVTPLEDGVYDAEAVTVASLIAELGRFGIEPRHLRVMKAAADREAGLVDQVVAPLKRHRNPQTRAHAEARTKELAGLTVKLHAALVQTALGVRLP; this is translated from the coding sequence ATGCATCAAACACCGAGCGGCGGTGCCGGACACGGCGCCGCCGCCACGGACAGGCTGATGAGCATCGGCACGGTGCTGAACGTGCTGCGCGACGAGTTTCCCGAAGTCACCATCTCCAAGATCCGTTTCTTGGAGGCGGAGGGGCTTATCGAGCCGCAGCGGACCCCGTCGGGGTATCGCAAGTTCAGCGCCCACGACGTCGAGCGTCTCGGCCACGTCCTGAGGATGCAGCGCGACCACTATTTGCCCCTGAAGGTGATCCGCGAGCACCTGGAGGCCATGGAGCGTGGTGAGGCCGTCCAGCTGCCGGCGGTGGGGCGTCAGCGCGACGGCGACACCGTGCTCGAGTCTCCCGAGGCGCCCACGGCGGCCAGGATCGGGCGCGAGGAGCTGCTCGCCGCCGCCGGTGTCGGAGAGGAGGAGCTCGGGGAGTGGGAGTCGTACGGGCTCGTCACCCCACTGGAGGACGGGGTGTACGACGCGGAGGCGGTCACGGTGGCCTCGCTGATCGCCGAGCTGGGGCGGTTCGGGATCGAGCCGCGGCACCTGCGGGTGATGAAGGCCGCCGCCGATCGCGAGGCCGGGCTCGTGGACCAGGTGGTGGCCCCGCTGAAGCGGCACCGGAATCCGCAGACCAGGGCTCATGCGGAGGCGCGTACCAAGGAGCTGGCGGGGCTCACGGTGAAACTGCACGCCGCGCTGGTGCAGACGGCGCTCGGAGTGCGGCTGCCCTGA
- a CDS encoding FHA domain-containing protein: MGGAWWKLSGADGRCQDVRVGQSVQSGFVLPHGRVCFGQGESPVKLFAKLFGKSAREGSDNATARHRAQPDAEGQRPLFRDQVGGPGGDISGGQGAPSVDPAQPGGIGFGQPSTSGAGGGFSDPYASNAPGGQPRQEDPMSALVCTRCGNRNAENSRFCSNCGAPLRAGAAAERPSETTSTISISGLEAYDSETTGQTPMPTLSPEAQAAVDALPLGSALLVVRRGPNSGSRFLLDGDLTTAGRHPQSDIFLDDVTVSRRHVEFRRGQDGSFTVADVGSLNGTYVNRERIDQVALNNGDEVQIGKYRLVFYASQRGY, translated from the coding sequence ATGGGTGGTGCGTGGTGGAAACTGTCTGGTGCAGACGGACGTTGTCAGGATGTCCGGGTCGGTCAGAGTGTTCAGTCAGGGTTCGTCCTGCCCCACGGGCGGGTCTGTTTCGGTCAAGGGGAATCGCCCGTGAAGTTGTTTGCGAAGTTGTTCGGCAAGAGCGCGCGAGAAGGCAGCGACAATGCGACCGCTCGCCATCGCGCACAGCCTGACGCGGAGGGCCAGCGGCCGCTGTTCCGGGACCAGGTCGGTGGTCCGGGCGGTGACATTTCCGGAGGTCAGGGCGCGCCGTCGGTTGACCCTGCGCAGCCCGGCGGCATAGGTTTCGGGCAACCGTCAACCTCAGGTGCGGGTGGAGGGTTTTCCGACCCGTATGCGTCCAATGCCCCCGGCGGGCAGCCGCGGCAGGAGGATCCGATGTCGGCCCTGGTATGTACGAGGTGCGGTAACCGCAACGCGGAGAACAGCCGCTTCTGCTCCAACTGTGGCGCGCCGCTGCGGGCCGGGGCGGCGGCGGAGCGTCCGTCCGAGACGACCTCCACGATTTCCATCTCCGGTCTCGAGGCCTACGACAGCGAGACCACCGGCCAGACGCCGATGCCGACGCTGTCCCCCGAGGCGCAGGCGGCTGTCGACGCGCTGCCGCTGGGCTCCGCGCTCCTGGTGGTGCGCCGCGGGCCGAACTCGGGCAGCCGCTTCCTGCTGGATGGCGATCTGACCACGGCCGGGCGTCATCCGCAGAGCGACATCTTCCTGGACGACGTGACGGTCTCGCGGCGCCATGTGGAGTTCCGCCGAGGCCAGGACGGTTCGTTCACGGTGGCTGACGTGGGCAGCCTGAACGGCACGTACGTGAACCGCGAGCGGATCGACCAGGTCGCCCTGAACAACGGCGACGAGGTGCAGATCGGCAAGTATCGGCTGGTCTTCTACGCCAGCCAGCGGGGCTACTGA
- a CDS encoding DUF881 domain-containing protein, with the protein MSEHDDKRPEGNGDTRADQRDGSGESGNRLRKELPQEVSAPVAAAQDTPEPEPEPEPELEPETEPEVAPEPEPEPQLTGRQRLVKGLWPPRVSRAQLIVAVLLFGLGFGLAVQVASNSDSDSALRGARQEDLVRILDELDDRTQRLDDEKQGLEKQRDELENSSDQAEEARKQTIEKERQLGILAGTVAAQGPGITMTIEDTKGTVEADMLLDAIQELRAAGAEAIQVNGVRVVAGTYLTDSGKGVSVDGNKINAPYRFKVIGKPQDLEPALNIPGGVVQTLEKEQATVTIERSTKIVVDALRAVKRPDYARSSSQ; encoded by the coding sequence ATGAGCGAGCACGACGACAAGCGCCCGGAGGGGAACGGCGACACGCGCGCGGACCAGCGCGACGGGAGCGGCGAGTCCGGGAACAGGCTGCGCAAGGAGCTGCCGCAAGAGGTGTCCGCGCCGGTGGCCGCCGCCCAGGACACCCCGGAGCCGGAGCCGGAGCCGGAGCCGGAGCTGGAACCGGAAACCGAACCGGAGGTGGCTCCCGAGCCTGAGCCCGAGCCGCAGCTGACCGGTCGGCAGCGGCTGGTGAAGGGGCTGTGGCCGCCGCGGGTCTCACGGGCCCAACTCATCGTCGCGGTGCTGCTGTTCGGCCTCGGGTTCGGGCTGGCCGTGCAGGTGGCCTCGAACAGCGACAGTGACAGCGCGCTGCGCGGTGCGCGTCAGGAAGATCTTGTCCGCATCCTCGATGAACTGGACGACCGTACACAGCGTCTTGACGACGAGAAGCAGGGTCTCGAGAAGCAGCGGGACGAGCTGGAGAACAGCTCGGACCAGGCCGAGGAGGCCCGGAAGCAGACCATCGAGAAGGAGAGGCAACTCGGCATCCTGGCGGGCACGGTGGCCGCGCAGGGGCCCGGCATCACCATGACCATCGAGGACACGAAGGGGACGGTCGAGGCGGACATGCTGCTCGACGCGATCCAGGAGCTGCGCGCGGCGGGTGCCGAGGCGATCCAGGTGAACGGCGTACGGGTCGTCGCAGGCACGTATCTGACGGACTCGGGCAAGGGCGTGAGCGTCGATGGGAACAAGATCAACGCGCCCTATCGTTTCAAGGTCATCGGCAAGCCGCAGGACCTCGAGCCGGCGCTCAACATCCCCGGAGGCGTGGTGCAGACTCTCGAGAAGGAACAGGCCACGGTCACCATCGAGCGGTCGACCAAGATCGTCGTGGATGCCTTGCGAGCGGTGAAGCGGCCTGACTACGCTCGGTCGTCCTCCCAGTGA